In Pseudomonas lalkuanensis, the following are encoded in one genomic region:
- a CDS encoding alpha/beta hydrolase, whose protein sequence is MSLDPQIAAVLQQFSGMPKPDYSQLDPVQYRQFCDNLMPPIPGERLFEVRNLKLAGAEGELDARLYRPEDRDDLPLLVFFHGGGFVIGNIDTHDNLCRSLARQCNAVVVSVAYRLAPESRFPAAPHDCYRATCDLVERARELGFDASRLAVAGDSAGGNLAIAVSRLAQIRKVPRIAYQCLFYPATDARCGSASHEAFADGYFLTREQMRWFWSQYLPRAELVDDALASPLRAEDLTGLPATTLISAEYDPLRDEGEAFAKRLQQAGVQVRLERCEGMIHGFISMAAFVGKAQSALEAAAADLRQALN, encoded by the coding sequence ATGTCACTCGACCCCCAGATCGCCGCCGTGCTCCAGCAATTCAGCGGCATGCCGAAGCCGGACTACAGCCAGCTCGACCCCGTGCAGTACCGGCAGTTCTGCGACAACCTGATGCCGCCGATTCCCGGCGAGCGCCTGTTCGAGGTGCGCAACCTCAAGCTGGCCGGTGCCGAGGGTGAACTGGATGCGCGCCTCTACCGCCCCGAAGACCGCGACGACCTGCCGTTGCTGGTGTTCTTCCACGGCGGCGGTTTCGTCATCGGCAACATCGACACCCACGACAACCTCTGCCGCAGCCTGGCGCGCCAGTGCAATGCCGTGGTGGTTTCGGTGGCCTACCGCCTGGCGCCGGAGAGCCGCTTCCCGGCAGCGCCCCACGACTGCTACCGGGCCACCTGCGACCTGGTGGAGCGCGCACGCGAGCTTGGCTTCGATGCCAGTCGCCTGGCCGTGGCGGGGGACAGCGCCGGTGGCAACCTGGCCATTGCCGTGAGCCGCCTGGCGCAGATCCGCAAGGTCCCGCGTATCGCCTACCAGTGCCTGTTCTATCCGGCCACCGATGCCCGCTGCGGCAGCGCGTCCCACGAAGCCTTTGCCGACGGTTACTTCCTGACGCGTGAACAGATGCGCTGGTTCTGGAGCCAGTACCTGCCCCGCGCCGAGCTGGTCGACGACGCCCTGGCCTCGCCCCTGCGTGCCGAAGACCTGACCGGCCTTCCGGCCACCACCCTGATCAGCGCTGAATACGATCCGCTGCGCGACGAAGGTGAAGCCTTCGCCAAGCGTCTGCAGCAGGCTGGCGTCCAGGTCCGCCTGGAGCGCTGCGAGGGCATGATCCACGGCTTCATCAGCATGGCCGCGTTCGTTGGCAAGGCCCAGTCCGCGCTGGAAGCGGCGGCTGCCGACCTGCGCCAGGCATTGAACTGA
- the surE gene encoding 5'/3'-nucleotidase SurE, with product MTHTLLKSAISLAALSISLQASALNILLTNDDGCRAPGIDAVYQALVAAGHQVTLVGPQNDSSGIGAASVVVPGQAVAITQLAQDKYCVGAPAGYTPPAGKTSAIGTPVDAVNVGLDLLLKDNRPDLVVSGTNFGDNVGPLTQMSGTVNAAVRAMFKGVPAVAVSTAIDLQLIAQNPQAGYQKTLNAMDDTARFAVRVINRAAAIGAEAKRICDKSHGKAKPYCETNVIGLPGNTGLNINYPALESGEVTGVAFAPISDWGNVVFQPQQGADGVVRVNLVPPPAPTAEQKQGDAYQLSLGKAVITPIDGNYTASPLVQAQAKLMLGGVQP from the coding sequence ATGACGCACACACTGTTGAAATCCGCCATCAGCCTGGCCGCCCTGTCCATTTCGCTCCAGGCCAGTGCCTTGAACATTCTCCTGACCAACGACGACGGCTGCCGCGCTCCAGGCATCGACGCCGTGTACCAGGCACTGGTCGCCGCCGGCCATCAGGTGACCCTGGTAGGGCCGCAGAACGACAGCAGCGGCATCGGCGCCGCCAGCGTCGTGGTGCCCGGCCAGGCTGTGGCCATTACCCAGTTGGCCCAGGACAAGTACTGCGTCGGCGCTCCCGCCGGCTACACCCCGCCGGCCGGCAAGACTTCCGCCATCGGCACTCCGGTGGACGCGGTGAACGTCGGCCTCGACCTGCTGCTCAAGGACAACCGCCCGGACCTGGTGGTCTCCGGCACCAACTTCGGCGACAACGTCGGCCCGCTGACGCAGATGTCCGGCACCGTGAACGCAGCAGTCCGCGCCATGTTCAAGGGCGTGCCGGCGGTGGCCGTGTCCACCGCCATCGACCTGCAGCTGATCGCGCAGAACCCGCAGGCCGGCTACCAGAAAACCCTCAACGCCATGGACGACACCGCACGTTTCGCCGTCCGCGTGATCAACCGCGCCGCCGCCATCGGCGCCGAAGCCAAGCGCATCTGCGACAAGAGCCACGGCAAGGCCAAGCCCTACTGCGAAACCAACGTGATCGGCCTGCCGGGCAACACCGGGCTGAACATCAACTACCCGGCACTGGAGTCGGGTGAAGTGACAGGCGTGGCCTTCGCGCCCATCAGCGACTGGGGCAACGTGGTCTTCCAGCCACAGCAGGGTGCTGACGGCGTGGTACGGGTGAACCTCGTTCCCCCGCCCGCCCCCACCGCAGAACAGAAGCAGGGCGACGCCTACCAGCTGTCCCTCGGCAAGGCGGTGATCACCCCCATCGACGGCAACTACACCGCCTCGCCGCTGGTCCAGGCGCAGGCGAAGCTGATGCTGGGTGGCGTGCAACCCTAA
- a CDS encoding NADH:flavin oxidoreductase has product MNPQLDTLLQPARLAGLQLRNRLIKTATFEGMCPGGIPGDDLINHHAAMARGGVGLTTVAYCGVSPDGLTFPDQMWMHAGILPQLQRLTAAVHAEGGAISAQLAHCGYFSRNRPHNIPRPRGPSACINQYGLFSGIPFGGAMGIADIGRTVAEYVAAASLVRDAGFDAIEIHMGHGYLLSQFISPALNKRRDPYGGSLENRMRLPLQVLAAVRGAVGPDFPILAKLNLSDGFKGGLDIEDACLAARLLEQAGLDAIVMSGGLVSRTPMFLFRGDSPLPQMVPLEKNPLQRTAMKWFGGASFPDLPFEELYFLELARQMRRAVSMPLVYLGGVASAEGMVRAVNEGFDFLALGRALLNDPHLPQRLQHEGATWRSDCTHCNQCVASMGLPGGIRCVLNQPVVFA; this is encoded by the coding sequence ATGAACCCGCAACTGGATACCCTGCTGCAGCCGGCTCGCCTGGCCGGCCTTCAACTGCGCAACCGCCTGATCAAGACCGCCACCTTCGAAGGCATGTGCCCCGGCGGGATACCGGGCGATGACCTGATCAACCATCACGCCGCCATGGCCCGAGGTGGTGTCGGCCTGACCACGGTGGCCTATTGCGGTGTCTCTCCGGATGGCCTGACCTTCCCGGACCAGATGTGGATGCATGCCGGCATCCTCCCGCAGTTGCAGCGCCTGACCGCAGCGGTGCATGCCGAGGGTGGTGCCATCTCCGCCCAGCTCGCCCACTGTGGCTACTTCAGCCGCAATCGCCCGCACAACATTCCACGGCCACGCGGCCCCAGCGCCTGCATCAACCAGTACGGGCTGTTCTCCGGCATTCCCTTCGGCGGCGCCATGGGCATCGCCGACATCGGCCGCACGGTTGCGGAATATGTCGCTGCGGCGAGCCTGGTACGTGACGCTGGGTTCGATGCCATCGAAATCCACATGGGGCACGGCTACCTGCTCAGCCAGTTCATCTCCCCGGCGCTGAACAAGCGTCGCGACCCCTATGGCGGCTCCCTGGAAAACCGCATGCGCCTGCCGCTGCAGGTGCTGGCGGCAGTGCGCGGTGCCGTGGGACCGGATTTCCCTATCCTGGCCAAGCTCAATCTGAGCGATGGGTTCAAGGGCGGCCTGGACATAGAGGACGCCTGCCTGGCCGCGCGATTGCTGGAGCAGGCAGGGCTGGACGCCATCGTCATGAGCGGCGGGCTGGTCAGCCGCACGCCGATGTTCCTCTTCCGTGGTGACAGCCCGTTGCCGCAGATGGTGCCGCTGGAGAAGAACCCGCTGCAGCGCACGGCGATGAAATGGTTCGGCGGCGCGAGCTTCCCGGACCTGCCGTTCGAGGAGCTCTACTTCCTCGAACTGGCCCGGCAGATGCGCCGGGCGGTGTCCATGCCCCTGGTGTATCTGGGCGGCGTGGCCAGCGCCGAGGGCATGGTGCGAGCGGTGAACGAAGGCTTCGACTTCCTCGCCCTGGGGCGCGCCTTGCTCAATGACCCGCACCTGCCGCAACGCCTTCAGCACGAAGGCGCGACCTGGCGCAGCGACTGCACCCACTGCAACCAGTGCGTAGCCAGCATGGGGCTGCCTGGCGGGATTCGCTGCGTGCTGAACCAGCCGGTGGTGTTTGCCTAG
- the ribB gene encoding 3,4-dihydroxy-2-butanone-4-phosphate synthase: protein MDSPQRLIEAMASGAMLVVTDDDGEGEGSLVIAAGQADAAAINFMAREARGLICLALTEERCKALGLELMVPNSRARHGMGFTLSIEARSGVSTGISAADRARTIAVAVDPASSAADLVQPGHIFPLRAQPGGVMQRAGHVEAACDLARLAGLMPAAVLVSILDEQGEPARGQALRDFALRHGLPVGSVADLIHYRILHEGTIRRSGEYPIHTRHGEFRVITYLDDYQGQLHLALVRGEVRRDRPTLVRVQAAETLRDLLDSHPNQWNLDRSLAKVVEEGAGVVVLLAHQETPATVIEQLQQGSQKPRPPSFPQRTLGVGAQILRDVGVRKMRLLSFPVSYKAVSGFELEVAEFVPFDAREPA, encoded by the coding sequence ATGGACAGCCCGCAGCGACTGATCGAAGCCATGGCCAGCGGCGCCATGCTGGTGGTGACCGACGATGATGGGGAAGGCGAAGGCTCGCTGGTGATCGCCGCCGGCCAGGCCGACGCCGCCGCCATCAACTTCATGGCCCGCGAGGCGCGCGGGCTGATCTGCCTCGCCCTGACCGAGGAGCGCTGCAAGGCTCTGGGCCTGGAACTCATGGTGCCCAACTCGCGGGCCCGCCACGGAATGGGCTTCACCCTGTCCATCGAAGCGCGCAGCGGGGTGTCCACCGGTATTTCCGCTGCCGACCGCGCCCGCACTATCGCGGTCGCCGTGGATCCGGCCAGCAGCGCCGCCGACCTCGTCCAGCCCGGCCACATCTTCCCCCTGCGTGCCCAGCCTGGCGGCGTGATGCAGAGGGCCGGCCATGTGGAGGCGGCTTGCGATCTCGCTCGGCTCGCCGGCCTGATGCCGGCAGCCGTGCTGGTCAGTATTCTCGACGAGCAGGGCGAACCGGCTCGTGGCCAGGCGCTGCGCGACTTCGCCCTGCGCCACGGCCTGCCTGTGGGCAGCGTGGCCGACCTGATCCACTACCGCATCCTGCATGAAGGCACCATCCGCCGCTCCGGCGAATACCCCATTCACACCCGCCACGGTGAGTTCCGCGTCATCACCTACCTGGACGACTATCAGGGGCAACTGCATCTGGCCCTGGTACGCGGTGAAGTCCGCCGCGACCGGCCCACACTGGTGCGGGTACAGGCCGCGGAGACCCTGCGCGATCTGCTCGACAGCCACCCGAACCAGTGGAACCTCGACCGCTCCCTGGCGAAGGTGGTGGAGGAGGGCGCAGGCGTGGTAGTGCTGCTGGCGCACCAGGAAACCCCGGCGACGGTGATCGAGCAGCTCCAGCAAGGCTCGCAGAAGCCGCGTCCGCCCAGCTTCCCGCAGCGCACGTTGGGCGTCGGCGCGCAGATCCTGCGCGATGTCGGTGTGCGCAAGATGCGCCTGTTGAGTTTCCCGGTCAGCTACAAGGCGGTGTCCGGCTTCGAGTTGGAAGTCGCTGAATTCGTCCCCTTCGATGCACGGGAGCCGGCATGA
- a CDS encoding SDR family NAD(P)-dependent oxidoreductase → MRIEQGQVAVITGAAGGIGRGLAEEGGARGLRLVLTDVDGQRLSALTEQLQGLGVTVVSQVADVSDAAQVDALRDLAVERFGGVDLLFNNAGVLQTGFSWEIGADRWQRLLDINLGGVINGIRSFIPLLLGQQRPAQVVNTASLAGLVCSPMLGPYTVSKQAVVALSETLHYELAVLQAQVSVAVLCPGPVASDIMNSNQAAGAATGPLDVLLDSSIRQGMEPRELAREVFAGIEVGRFWLLPHKNFKPALERRLTSILDETNPVFQMADA, encoded by the coding sequence ATGCGAATCGAACAGGGCCAGGTGGCGGTGATCACCGGTGCGGCAGGCGGCATAGGCCGCGGCCTGGCGGAAGAAGGGGGGGCGAGGGGATTGCGCCTGGTACTGACCGACGTCGATGGGCAGCGCCTGTCGGCCCTCACCGAACAACTGCAAGGGCTGGGCGTGACGGTCGTGAGCCAGGTGGCCGACGTGAGCGATGCGGCCCAGGTGGATGCCCTGCGAGATCTGGCGGTGGAGCGCTTCGGCGGCGTCGACCTGCTGTTCAACAACGCCGGCGTCCTGCAGACCGGTTTCAGTTGGGAGATCGGCGCCGACCGCTGGCAGCGCCTGCTGGATATCAACCTTGGTGGCGTGATCAACGGCATCCGCAGCTTCATCCCGCTGTTGCTCGGCCAGCAACGCCCGGCCCAGGTGGTCAACACCGCCTCCCTCGCCGGCCTGGTGTGCAGCCCCATGCTCGGCCCCTACACCGTCAGCAAGCAGGCGGTGGTGGCCCTGTCCGAAACCCTCCACTACGAACTGGCCGTGCTCCAGGCCCAGGTGAGCGTGGCCGTGCTCTGCCCGGGCCCGGTGGCCAGCGACATCATGAACTCCAACCAGGCCGCCGGTGCCGCCACCGGCCCGCTCGACGTACTGCTCGACAGCAGCATCCGCCAGGGCATGGAGCCGCGCGAACTGGCCCGTGAAGTCTTCGCCGGCATCGAGGTGGGACGTTTCTGGCTGCTGCCCCACAAGAACTTCAAGCCGGCGCTGGAACGGCGCCTCACCAGCATCCTCGATGAGACCAATCCGGTCTTCCAGATGGCCGACGCATAA
- a CDS encoding SDR family NAD(P)-dependent oxidoreductase, producing MTREAFPEGVALVVGGSGGMGQAICERLAEAGSDVVLTYHRNAERAQSVVGAVMERGRRAEAVQLTLGDEAGVAATLKALSAGRRIHTLVIASGSDISQPRIGDLDLAQWKRVIDADLNGFLNLVLCLLPHMREQGGGSIVHISSAGLFRWPEGDVLSVAPKAAIESLIQGIAKEEGRHRIRANSVAIGVIDAGIFHRLWADGTFDEQWKDAVQAKLCIKRWGMAEEVAEAVAFLASNRAGYTTGQILAVDGGYGV from the coding sequence ATGACTCGTGAAGCATTCCCCGAAGGCGTCGCCCTGGTAGTGGGCGGCAGTGGTGGCATGGGCCAGGCGATCTGCGAGCGCCTGGCCGAGGCAGGGAGTGATGTCGTGCTCACCTACCACCGCAATGCCGAGCGGGCGCAATCCGTGGTCGGCGCGGTGATGGAACGCGGTCGACGCGCCGAGGCGGTGCAATTGACCCTGGGCGACGAAGCGGGCGTTGCCGCGACGCTGAAGGCGCTCAGCGCTGGCCGGCGCATCCATACCCTGGTGATCGCCTCCGGTTCGGACATCAGCCAGCCGCGCATCGGTGATCTCGACCTGGCGCAGTGGAAGCGGGTGATCGACGCCGACCTCAATGGATTCCTCAACCTGGTGCTGTGCCTGCTGCCGCATATGCGCGAGCAGGGCGGTGGTTCGATCGTGCATATCAGCTCCGCCGGGCTGTTCCGCTGGCCGGAGGGCGATGTGCTTTCCGTGGCACCCAAGGCCGCCATCGAATCGCTGATCCAGGGCATCGCCAAGGAGGAGGGCCGCCACCGAATCCGCGCCAACAGCGTGGCCATCGGCGTGATCGACGCCGGCATCTTCCACCGCCTCTGGGCCGACGGCACCTTCGACGAGCAGTGGAAGGATGCGGTGCAGGCCAAGCTCTGCATCAAACGCTGGGGCATGGCGGAGGAGGTGGCCGAAGCAGTGGCTTTCCTCGCCTCCAATCGTGCCGGTTACACCACCGGCCAGATACTGGCAGTGGATGGGGGATACGGCGTCTGA